The region CGCCGCACCTGGCCGCCCTCGCCCACACCGGCGGCGCCCCGATCGGCTACGGCGACGCCGGGGTGCTGCCCGAACTGGTCGACCTCGCCGGGCGCCGACTGACCGCCGACGGGGTGCCGGCCGACGCGATCACCGTCACCAGCGGCGCGCTCGACGGCATCGAACGACTGCTCACCGCCCACCTGCGCCCCGGTGACCCGGTCGGCGTCGAGGACCCCGGCTGGGCCAACCTGCTCGACCTGGTCGCCGCGCTGGGCTTCCAACCGGTCGGCGTACGGGTCGACGACGACGGCCCCACCCCGGCCGGCGTACGGGCCGCGCTGGCCGTCGGCGTACGGGCGCTGGTGGTCACCAGCCGGGCGCAGAACCCGACCGGGGCCGCGGTGACCGCCGACCGGGCGGCGATCCTGCGCGACCTGCTCGGCGCCCATCACGACCTGCTGTTGATCGAGGACGACCACGCCGCCGAACTCGCCGCGCTGCCGCTGCACAGCCTGGCCGGGGTGACCCGGAGCTGGGCCTTCGTCCGTTCGGCCAGCAAGCCCTACGGCCCGGACCTGCGCCTCGCGGTGCTCGCCGGGGACGAGGCGACGGTGGCCCGGGTCGCCGGCCGGATGCGGGTCGGTGCCGGTTGGGTCTCCACCATGCTGCAACGGCTCGCCATCCGGCTCTGGAGCGACCCGGAGGTGGCCGCCGGGGTGGCCGCCGCCGGCGAGAGCTACCAGCGACGGCGGGAGGGCCTGCGGGCGGCGCTGGCCCGGCGGGGCCTGACCGCCCACGGCCGCAGCGGGATCAACGTCTGGCTGCCGGTGCCGGACGAGATCCGCGCGGTGACCGGGCTGCGCGACGCCGGTTACGCGGTCGCGCCCGGCTCGCTCTACCGGCTCGCCACCGGACCGGCCGTCCGGATCACCATCAGCCCGCTCACCGACGGCGACATCGAACCGCTGGCCGACGCGCTGCTGCGGGTGACCGAGACCGGCGCACCCACCCCGTTCGGCGCCTGACCCGCCCAGGGTGTGCGGGACCCGGCGCATGAGCACGGTCGGCCGGGGTAGAAGTGGTTCCATGGCGCAGACCCGGACCGCCCCCGGCGCACAGGAGTTCATCCCGCCCGGCGCGAGGAGCCTGACCGCACTGCGTACGGCAGCGGCCTCCTGCGAGGGCTGCGACCTGTACGCCGAGGCGAACCAGACGGTCTTCGGCCGGGGTGCCGCCCACGCTCGGGTGGTCATGGTCGGTGAGCAGCCCGGCGACGTGGAAGACCGCGAAGGGGTGCCGTTCGTCGGTCCGGCGGGCAGGGTGCTGCGCCGGGCGGTTGACGACGCCGGCCTGGACCCGGCACAGCTCTATCTCACGAACGCTGTCAAGCACTTCCGGCACACGGTGCGCGGCAAGCGGCGGCTGCACCAGACCCCGGACCAGACCCACATCGTCGCCTGCCGGCCCTGGCTGGTCGCCGAGTTCGCCGTACTGCGCCCGGAGGTTGTCGTGGTGCTCGGCGCGATCGCCGCGAAGGCGCTGCTCGGCCCGGCGTTCCGGGTCACCCGCGAGCGCGGGGTGCTGCTGCCGTGGCCGGAGTCCGCCCAGCGCCCGGAGGACTTCACCCGGCGATCGAGCACCGCGAACGGGCCGGTCGAGCCGACCCGTCTGCTGGCCACCATCCACCCCTCGGCGGTGCTGCGCTCCGACGACCGGGACACCGCGTACGCCGGCCTGGTCGCCGACCTGACCGTGGCCGCCGGGGCACTGGCCTGAGCAAGCCCGCTGCGCCGGTAAGCCTGAGCAAGCCCGCTGCGCCGGTAACCGGGGTTGTGCCCGTTCGCGGTGGTGGTGCCGGTGGCGCTAGCGTTGGCGGTCGGCGTCGGGCGGATGATGGCGCGGCGACCCGGCCACGCGCGCCGGGTCGGGCGGATGCGAGGGGGTTGGGCCGGTGCGGCTGACGGATTTCTGGACGCGGCTGGAGCAGGTGTTCGGCTCGGCGTACGCGACCAGCATCGCCGCCGATCAGGTGCTGTCCCAGTTGGGTGGCCGAACGGTCACGCAGGCGCTCGCCGAGGGTGAGGCGACGGTGGTCGTCTGGCGCGCGGTGGTTGCGGCGTACCCCGATCGAGTGCCCGCCCGACTACGCTGAGCTGCCGTTATTGCCTTGTGGCGTGTCGTGGACGTTGTCGTACACCTGTTCGGCTATTGTCCACAGCGGGGTGCTCGTCCACAGCTCACGGCCGGTCGGCTGTTTTCTGTCGGACCTAGCGCCTAGCGTGTCCGCGTGACGAAAAGTTCAGCAAAGACGCCGGCGAAGGCAGGGGTGGCAACCATGGCGCCAGGACCTGACCGGGAGAAGGCACTAGACCTTGCTCTCGCTCAGATCGACAAGCAGTTCGGTAAGGGCTCGGTGATGCGGCTGGGCGAACGGCCGCAGATCCAGATGGCCGTTATCCCGACCGGCTCGATCGCACTCGATGTGGCACTCGGCGTGGGCGGTCTGCCCAGGGGCCGGGTGGTCGAGATCTACGGCCCGGAGAGCAGCGGTAAGACCACCGTGGCGCTGCACGCGGTGGCGAGCGCCCAGCGGGCCGGCGGTATCGCGGCCTTCATCGACGCCGAGCACGCGCTCGACCCGGAATACGCCAAGGCGCTCGGGGTCGACACCGACGCGATGCTGGTCTCCCAGCCGGACACCGGTGAGCAGGCGCTGGAGATCGCGGACATGCTGATCCGCTCCGGCGCGCTGGACATCATCGTGATCGACTCGGTGGCCGCACTGGTGCCCCGGGCCGAGATCGAGGGCGAGATGGGCGACAGCCACGTGGGCCTCCAGGCCCGGCTGATGAGCCAGGCGCTGCGGAAGATCACCGGTGTGCTCAGCAACACCAACACCACCGCGATCTTCATCAACCAGCTCCGGGAGAAGATCGGCGTGATGTTCGGCAGCCCGGAGACCACCACCGGTGGTCGGGCGCTGAAGTTCTACGCGTCGGTCCGTCTCGACGTACGCCGGATCGAGAGCCTCAAGGACGGCACCGACGTGGTCGGTAACCGGACCAGGGTCAAGGTGGTGAAGAACAAGGTCGCCGCGCCGTTCAAACAGGCCGAGTTCGACATCATGTACGGCAAGGGCATCTCCCGCGAGGGCTCGCTGATCGACGTCGGCGTGGAGCAGACGATCATCCGCAAGTCCGGTGCCTGGTACACCTACGACGGTGACCAGCTCGGCCAGGGCAAGGAGAAGGCCCGGGAGTTCCTCAAGGAGAACCCGGACGTGGCCGCCGAGATCGAGAAGAAGATCCTGGAGAAGCTCGGTGTCGGGGTCAGCACTAGCGACGCCGCGGGCGGCCCGGAGCTGCCGCCGGTGGACTTCTGACCGGTCGCCGATTCTTCCTCTGCATCATGGCTGGACGACGTGGAGCCCGCTCGGGGCGCGGCTGGGATGCCGCACCGCCCCGATCGGGTGGTGGCACAGTGGGGCGTTCGCGGCGGGGCCGTGCCGCGAACGCCGATCCGACCGGTGGCTTCGGACCGCCCGGTGACGCCGGTCCGCCGGGCCGGCCAGGAGACGATCAGGGCTGGTCCGAGGACAATCGGGGCCGGTCCGAGAACAATCAGGGCCGGTCCGAAGGCAATCAGGGCTGGTCCGAGGAGGACCAGGGCTGGCCGGCGGGCGCCTCGACGTCGCCGGGCCACACCGACGGTGTCGGGTCCGGCTCGGAGCAGCCGGCCGGGGCCGGCGGTCGACGGCGCGGCCGTGGTGGGGACGCCGCCGTTGCCGGGCCGCCACGCGACGAGGGCGAACTGGCCCGGGAGATCTGCCTGCGCCAACTCGCCGTGCGCCCGCGTACCCGGGCCGAGCTGGCGACCGCGCTCGCCCGACGGGGCATCAGTGAAGAGGTCGCCCACCAGGTGCTCGACCGGTATGACGAGGTCGGCATCATCGACGACGCCGCCTTCGCGCGGGCCTGGGTCACCAGTCGCCACCAGGGGCGGGGTCTGGCCCGCCGGGCGCTGGCCAACGAGCTGCGGCAACGGGGTGTCGACAGCGACATCGCCACCGAGGCGCTCGGCGAACTGGACGAGACGACCGAGGGCGAGACCGCCCGCACCCTGGTGGATCGCAAACTGAGGACCGCACGGGGCACGCCGGACGCGGTGTTCCGCCGGCTGGTGGCGATGCTCGCCCGCAAGGGCTATCCGCCCGGCGTGGCGATCCGGGCGGTCAAGGACGCGCTGGCGGCGCAGAGCGCCGAGGCGGCCGAGTTCGCCGAGCACATCGACCCGGACGCGCTCGCCGACGCCGAGTCGGAACTCGACCGGGACGGCCGCGCGGGCCAGTAGCGCCACGGGACGGCCGCGCGGGCCAGTAGCGACACGGGACGTCCCGCCCGGCGGCGGCAACCGCCGGGCCGGGCACCCGACCACTTCTCGCCGGCCGGCTCGTCCGGGTATGCCCCACCCGTCATGAGCTGCGGGTAGGCATCCGTGTGCCGTACGTCCGACTCATGCTGGATCATGAGTCCTTGACCGAAGGGCACCTCGCGACCTAGCCTCGCGTTACAGGTGAGACTGCCCGACCATCGCAGGCTAAACGCACAACATAGATCGCGTAACAGTACGGCATCACTTTGGCCAGTTCAGGGGCCAGATAGCGCGTCACCGGACAGGCCGATTCGGTGACGTCACGAACACGGTTCCCGGCCTTCGGCGGTGTCCCAACACACCGCCGATGGAACCTATCCTCGGCCAGCCGCCTCGGTCGGGCGTATCGACAGCCGTGGGGCGCGTCACAGGAGGGCGACCCTCCGGCGCCGGGCGGTGAGGGGAGGCGGCCATGACCGGGCGGCGCAGGGACATCGGGACGAGTCGCTGTGGAGCGTCGGCATGAGCGCGCTTGAGTGGGGGTTGCTCACCGCGATCGCCGTGTTGGCCGCCCTCGTACTGGTCGCTCTGGTGCTGGGCGCGCGGGCGCTGCGCAGGATCGGTCTCACCGGGACCGGCCCGGCGTCGGACGACTCCGCCTTCGTCGCGGAGAAGGACCGCCAGGAGCAGTCGCTCGCGGCGCTGCGGTCCGCCGCCGACGAGGCGTACACGACGGTGGACACGGCCAAGTCGGCCGCTGCCGCCGCGCGGGCCGAGGCCGCCGCCGCGAAGGCCGAGGCGAGCGCGGCCCGAGCCGAGGCCCGTCGGGTGCTGGACGCGGCCCGGGTCGAGGCGGACACCGTGCTCGACCGGGCACACCGTCAGGCCGAGACCGACGCCGAGCAGGTACGGACCGCGGCCCGGCGCAGCGGTGAGCGGGAGATCGCCTCCCTCGCCGCCACGATCAAGGAACAGGCCGTCGAGCTCGAACGGCGGGCGGCCAGGATGGACGAGCGGGAGCGGCTGCACACCGAGGAGGTCGAGCGGCTCACCGAGCGGGAACGCCGGCTGACCGCGGCGGCGACCGAGCTGACCGAGCGGGAGGCCGCCCTGGCCGTCCGGGAGGCGGCCCTGGTCGAGGCCGAGGAGCTGCGCAGGCGGGAGCTGGAACGGGTGGCCGGCCTGACCGCCGACGCGGCCCGTGGCGAGCTGGTCGAGGCGATCGAGGGTCAGGCCAAGCGCGAGGCGGCGCTCCTGGTCCGGGACATCGAGGCCGACGCGCGTAACACCGCCGACCAGCGGGCCCGGCACATAGTGGTGGACGCGATCCAGCGGGTGGCCAGCGAGCAGACCGCGGAGAGCGTGGTCAGCGTGCTGCACCTGCCCGGCGACGAGATGAAGGGCCGGATCATCGGCCGCGAGGGGCGCAACATCCGCGCCTTCGAATCCGTCACCGGGGTCAACCTGATCATCGACGACACCCCCGAGGCGGTACTGCTCTCCTGCTTCGACCCGGTACGCCGGGAGATCGGCCGGCTCACCCTGGAGAAGCTGGTGCTGGACGGCCGGATCCACCCGCACCGGATCGAGGAGGTCTTCGAGACCGCCAAGCA is a window of Micromonospora sp. NBC_01699 DNA encoding:
- a CDS encoding aminotransferase class I/II-fold pyridoxal phosphate-dependent enzyme, with translation MAAHYQIEGGTAAEISASVETGVRVGALPAGATLPSVRGLAGQLAVSPATVAKAYQTLRQRGLVETAGRNGTRIRPRPPVAAARSALRLPPVAGALDLSTGEPDHRLLPAFAPHLAALAHTGGAPIGYGDAGVLPELVDLAGRRLTADGVPADAITVTSGALDGIERLLTAHLRPGDPVGVEDPGWANLLDLVAALGFQPVGVRVDDDGPTPAGVRAALAVGVRALVVTSRAQNPTGAAVTADRAAILRDLLGAHHDLLLIEDDHAAELAALPLHSLAGVTRSWAFVRSASKPYGPDLRLAVLAGDEATVARVAGRMRVGAGWVSTMLQRLAIRLWSDPEVAAGVAAAGESYQRRREGLRAALARRGLTAHGRSGINVWLPVPDEIRAVTGLRDAGYAVAPGSLYRLATGPAVRITISPLTDGDIEPLADALLRVTETGAPTPFGA
- a CDS encoding UdgX family uracil-DNA binding protein (This protein belongs to the uracil DNA glycosylase superfamily, members of which act in excision repair of DNA. However, it belongs more specifically to UdgX branch, whose founding member was found to bind uracil in DNA (where it does not belong), without cleaving it, appears to promote DNA repair by a pathway involving RecA, rather than base excision.); translation: MAQTRTAPGAQEFIPPGARSLTALRTAAASCEGCDLYAEANQTVFGRGAAHARVVMVGEQPGDVEDREGVPFVGPAGRVLRRAVDDAGLDPAQLYLTNAVKHFRHTVRGKRRLHQTPDQTHIVACRPWLVAEFAVLRPEVVVVLGAIAAKALLGPAFRVTRERGVLLPWPESAQRPEDFTRRSSTANGPVEPTRLLATIHPSAVLRSDDRDTAYAGLVADLTVAAGALA
- a CDS encoding DUF3046 domain-containing protein, whose product is MRLTDFWTRLEQVFGSAYATSIAADQVLSQLGGRTVTQALAEGEATVVVWRAVVAAYPDRVPARLR
- the recA gene encoding recombinase RecA; this translates as MAPGPDREKALDLALAQIDKQFGKGSVMRLGERPQIQMAVIPTGSIALDVALGVGGLPRGRVVEIYGPESSGKTTVALHAVASAQRAGGIAAFIDAEHALDPEYAKALGVDTDAMLVSQPDTGEQALEIADMLIRSGALDIIVIDSVAALVPRAEIEGEMGDSHVGLQARLMSQALRKITGVLSNTNTTAIFINQLREKIGVMFGSPETTTGGRALKFYASVRLDVRRIESLKDGTDVVGNRTRVKVVKNKVAAPFKQAEFDIMYGKGISREGSLIDVGVEQTIIRKSGAWYTYDGDQLGQGKEKAREFLKENPDVAAEIEKKILEKLGVGVSTSDAAGGPELPPVDF
- a CDS encoding regulatory protein RecX → MGRSRRGRAANADPTGGFGPPGDAGPPGRPGDDQGWSEDNRGRSENNQGRSEGNQGWSEEDQGWPAGASTSPGHTDGVGSGSEQPAGAGGRRRGRGGDAAVAGPPRDEGELAREICLRQLAVRPRTRAELATALARRGISEEVAHQVLDRYDEVGIIDDAAFARAWVTSRHQGRGLARRALANELRQRGVDSDIATEALGELDETTEGETARTLVDRKLRTARGTPDAVFRRLVAMLARKGYPPGVAIRAVKDALAAQSAEAAEFAEHIDPDALADAESELDRDGRAGQ
- the rny gene encoding ribonuclease Y; protein product: MSALEWGLLTAIAVLAALVLVALVLGARALRRIGLTGTGPASDDSAFVAEKDRQEQSLAALRSAADEAYTTVDTAKSAAAAARAEAAAAKAEASAARAEARRVLDAARVEADTVLDRAHRQAETDAEQVRTAARRSGEREIASLAATIKEQAVELERRAARMDERERLHTEEVERLTERERRLTAAATELTEREAALAVREAALVEAEELRRRELERVAGLTADAARGELVEAIEGQAKREAALLVRDIEADARNTADQRARHIVVDAIQRVASEQTAESVVSVLHLPGDEMKGRIIGREGRNIRAFESVTGVNLIIDDTPEAVLLSCFDPVRREIGRLTLEKLVLDGRIHPHRIEEVFETAKHEVERLCQRAAEDALVEVGITEIHPELVTLLGRLRYRTSYGQNVLKHLVETAHIAGIMAAELRLDAPTIKRCAFLHDIGKALTHEVEGSHALIGADLARKYGESDEVVHAIEAHHNEVQPQTIEAVLTQASDACSGGRPGARRESLEAYVKRLERIEEIAGNKSGVEKVFAMQAGREIRVMVKPDDVDDIGAAVLARDVAKQIEEELTYPGQIRVTVVRESRVTEIAR